The following proteins come from a genomic window of Megalops cyprinoides isolate fMegCyp1 chromosome 6, fMegCyp1.pri, whole genome shotgun sequence:
- the LOC118778689 gene encoding NACHT, LRR and PYD domains-containing protein 12-like isoform X3, with product MQRGSQNQNEHSPLMNESIIRVQQKLKNDLKKKFECIPKGLAKQGHSTLLSEVYTELYITEGGNNGLASKRQIIHETEILCNDIFKPSSGQRKTIRTVMTKGTAGIGKTVSVQKFTLDWAEGKANQDIHFIFPLSFRDLNLKKGRKFSLMQLLLRYFPELKEIEGAEHDAVKVLFIFDGLNECWLPLDFQNNEIWCDITKPTSVDVLLTNLINGNLFPSAFVWITSRPAAANQIPDKCVHRVTEIRGFNDPQKEEYFRKKISDQNMAKRIISHIKSSRSLYIMCHIPVFCWISATVLEKQVIGANTREIPKTLTEMYTHFLLILSNIKNQKDQERNGTGSQTKLDSDTEIILKVAELAFQQLEKCNLIFCKQDLKKCGIDINEAPVYSGLCTEIFKEESGLNQEKVYCFVDVSIQEYLAAFYVFHSFVNQNINVLTSDESRPQGNNMQPSDLHKSAVDQALQSKNGHLDLFLRFLLGFSLDSNQRLLQGLLTQTDSRSQSIEETVKYIKGKIRAESSAERTINLFHCLSELKDNSLVEQIQNSLRSGALSDKELEPDQCSALAFVLLMSEEVLDVFELKMYNTSAAGHQRLVPVVKNCRKAVLDSCKLTQRSWDIVVSALESVPSHLIELDLSYNNLEESRVEQLCAGLKSPNCKLQSLRLASCDLTEKSSVTAASALQSVPSNLIELDLSCNSLGDSGVERLCAGLKSPNCKLQRLRLDSCDLTEKSCDTVASALQSVPSHLIELDLSYNNLGDSGVKQLCAGLESPNCKLQSLGLSGCRVTERGCAALASALHSTPSHLTELDLSFNHLGDLGVKELSAGLDNPICKLETLLLGECNLTEGCCHYLASVLSSPTSELRDLELTDNELQDSGVELLSAALKDPHCKLQRLGLSGCRVTEKGCVSLASALHSNPSHLRELDLSYNHPGDSGVRALKDPSCKLETLLVDHGGENKNRSGPRKYACQLTLDLNTAHNYLCLSEGDRKVTRGMEEQPYSYHQERFGFWSQVLCREGLSGTRCYWEAEWSGTGLVLVAVTYKGISRKGGGTDCRFGGNINSWSLDCSGGHCAVWHNNKSAAVPAPSSCRVGVYLDWPAGTLSFYSVSSDTLTLLHRFHTTFTQPLYPGFEVWQENDSVSLCQMT from the exons ATGC agCGGGGTTCCCAAAACCAAA ATGAGCACTCTCCACTGATGA aTGAATCCATTATAAGAGtgcaacagaaactgaaaaatgacctGAAGAAGAAGTTTGAGTGCATACCTAAAGGTTTAGCTAAGCAGGGCCACTCAACCCTCCTCAGTGAGGTCTATACAGAGCTCTACATCACAGAGGGGGGAAATAATGGGTTAGCATCCAAGAGGCAAATTATACATGAGACAGAAATCCTCTGCAATGACATATTTAAACCTTCATCTGGTCAACGCAAAACTATCAGAACTGTGATGACAAAGGGGACTGCCGGCATTGGAAaaactgtctctgtgcagaaatTTACTCTtgactgggcagaaggaaaagccaatcaggacatccatttcattttccctctttcttttcgAGATCTGAATTTGAAGAAGGGGAGAAAATTCAGTCTGATGCAACTTCTCCTGCGCTACTTTCCAGAACTGAAAGAGATTGAAGGTGCTGAACATGATGCAGTCAaagttttgttcatctttgatggtctgAATGAGTGTTGGCTTCCTCTAGATTTCCAGAACAATGAAATCTGGTGTGATATAACAAAGCCAACATCAGTGGAtgtgctgctgacaaacctAATAAACGGGAATCTGTTTCCCTCTGCTTTCGTCTGGATCACCTCCCGACCAGCTGCAGCTAATCAGATCCCTGATAAATGTGTCCATCGGGTGACAGAGATACGAGGGTTCAATGACccacagaaggaggagtacttCAGGAAGAAAATCAGTGATCAGAACATGGCCAAGAGAATTATCTCACACATAAAGTCATCTAGGAGTctctacatcatgtgtcacattccagtcttctgttggatttctGCTACTGTTCTGGAGAAACAGGTAATTGGAGCTAACACTAGAGaaatcccaaaaactctgactgaaatgtacacacacttcctACTTATTCTGAGTAACATAAAAAATCAGAAGGATCAGGAAAGAAATGGGACGGgttcacaaacaaaactggACTCAGATACAGAAATCATCCTGAAAGTGGCAGAGCTGGCTTTTCAGCAGCTGGAAAAGTGCAATCTGATATTCTGTAAACAGGACTTGAAAAAGTGTGGCATTGATATCAATGAAGCTCCAGTGTACTCTGGGTTGTGTACAGAAATCTTTAAAGAGGAGTCTGGGTTGAATCAGGAGAAAGTGTACTGCTTTGTGGATGTGAGCATTCAGGAGTATCTGgctgcattttatgtgtttcattcatttgtaaatcagAACATAAATGTGCTTACTTCAGATGAATCAAGACCACAAGGTAACAATATGCAGCCGTCTGACTTACACAAGAGTGCAGTGGATCAGGCCTTACAGAGTAAGAATGGACACCTGGACCTTTTCCTACGATTCCTTCTTGGCTTCTCACTGGACTCCAATCAGAGGCTTCTCCAAGGccttctcacacagacagatagcAGATCACAGAGCATCGAAGAAACAGTAAAGTACATTAAGGGGAAGATCAGAGCGGAATCTTCAGCAGAGAGGACCATcaatctgttccactgtctgaGTGAACTGAAAGACAACTCTCTGGTGGAGCAAATCCAGAATTCCCTGAGATCAGGAGCACTTTCTGATaaagagctggaaccagaccaGTGTTCAGCTCTGGCCTTTGTGTTACTGATGTCAGAGGAGGTCCTGGATGTGTTTGAATTGAAGATGTACAACACATCAGCAGCAGGTCATCAGAGACTGGTGCCAGTTGTTAAGAACTGCAGGAAAGCAGT GCTGGATAgctgcaaactcacacagaggTCATGGGACATTGTGGTGTCTGCTCTTGAGTCAGTCCCCTCACACCTGATAGAGTTAGACCTCAGCTACAATAACCTGGAAGAATCAAGAGTGGaacagctctgtgctggactgaagagtccaaactgtaaactacagagcCTGAG ACTGGCCAGCTGTGATCTCACAGAGAAGTCAAGTGTTACTGCGGCCTCCGCTCTCCAGTCAGTCCCCTCAAACCTGatagagctggacctcagctgCAACAGcctgggagattcaggagtggagcggctctgtgctggactgaagaGTCctaactgtaaactacagagactgAG ACTGGACAGCTGTGATCTCACAGAGaagtcatgtgacactgtggcCTCCGCTCTCCAGTCAGTCCCCTCACACCTGatagagctggacctcagctacAATAacctgggagattcaggagtgaagcagctgtgtgctggactggagagtccaaactgtaaattACAAAGTCTGGG GCTTTCGGGCTGtcgagtcacagagagaggctgtgctgctctggcttcagctcttcATTCAACCCCCTCACACTTGacagagctggatctgagcttcAATCACCTAGGGGACCTAGGAGTGAAAgagctctctgctggactggacAACCCCatctgtaaactggagacactgct TTTGGGGGAGTGTAAtctcacagagggctgctgtCATTATCTGGCCTCAGTCCTGAGTTCACCCACCTCAGAGCTGAGAGATCTGGAGCTCACAGACAACgagctgcaggattcaggagtggagtTGCTCTCTGCTGCACTGAAGGacccacactgtaaactgcagagacTGGG GCTGTCAGGCTGTCGAGTCACAGAGAaaggctgtgtttctctggcttcagctctgcattcaaacccctcacacctgagggagctggatctgagctacaatcacccaggggactcaggagtgagagcacTGAAGGACCCCagctgtaaactggagacactgct TGTGGACCATGGAGGAGAGAACAAGAACAGATCAGGACCCAGAAAAT ATGCCTGTCAGCTGACGCTGGATCttaacacagcacacaattacctgtgtctgtctgagggggacaggaaggtgacacgGGGGATGGAGGAGCAGCCATATTCATATCACCAAGAGAGATTTGGCTTCTGGTcccaggtgctgtgcagagagggtctgtctggtACTCGCTgctactgggaggctgagtggagcGGGACTGGATTGGTTCTTGTAGCAGTAACATACAAAGGCATTAGCAGGAAAGGAGGGGGTACTGACTGTAGATTTGGAGGGAATATAAACTCCTGGAGTCTGGACTGCTCTGGTGGCCATTGTGCTGTCTGGCACAATAATAAGAGCGCAGCCGTacctgccccctcctcctgcagagtaggagtgtatctggactggccggctggcactctgtccttctacagcgtctcctctgacacactgaccctcCTGCACAGATTCCACACCACCTTCACTcaacccctctatcctgggtttgAGGTTTGGCAGGAGAATgactctgtgtccctgtgccagATGACATAG